The genomic region TGCTCGACACCGGTGTCGACAAATTGCAGAGGTGAGAGAATTTCACGTGCATCGATACCCAGTGCATGTGCGATTTCGACTTGCCCTCTGGATGCGGGTCGAGTTCGACCTGCCGAGCTTACTAAGGTAATGCCATCGGAATGTTGATTGAGCTGATAGCTACCCGTTGCGCAATGCAACTGAATTTGTGGGCTGATATGGTGCGTAAAACAAACGGCGGCTGCGCCCAAAAGCCCTTTGCCTGAAAAGGGGAGTTCATATTGCGGATGAAAAAAGCGAGTTTTTCCGCTTGATCGCTCTACAAAGGCAGTTTCGCTGCCATTCATCTGGTAAGCCAGCATTTGCATGGTGTGTTCGTCGGGCCATTGCGCCAAATCGAAGACGACTAATGGGTCGCCAGCTTGCGCTTTTTCAGCAAAAACATTGAGCAAATTAAAAGGGTAACGAGCCATGAAATTTTCCGTTGAAAGTTTCTGCTTGAATCAGCGGCAGAGATTGTGAGTTTTTGGTAGAATGCTCAAAATTTTTCCGTCTTGAATTTGCCGAAATTGGATTGCCATGTCTGTGATCGAACCTCTTGCTGAAAAGGATCTTCCGCTTAAGCGTGATTTGGACCTACTCGCCGCCTTGTTGTCTGACACTATTCGCGAACAGGCCGGTTCGGCCACTGCTGAGCAGATCGAATCGATCCGTGAGCTTGCATTTCGCTACGTTCAGGCTCATGACCCTGAAGCAGGTAAGGCGTTAGCGCGCTCTTTATCTATTTTGGAT from Chitinibacter bivalviorum harbors:
- a CDS encoding PhzF family phenazine biosynthesis protein — translated: MARYPFNLLNVFAEKAQAGDPLVVFDLAQWPDEHTMQMLAYQMNGSETAFVERSSGKTRFFHPQYELPFSGKGLLGAAAVCFTHHISPQIQLHCATGSYQLNQHSDGITLVSSAGRTRPASRGQVEIAHALGIDAREILSPLQFVDTGVEQLLVQVKSRQTVLQAHPHPALLAEYAESPKQNPQAVIWNADNDLITLRSFVADHFGIYEDFGAGSAALNLGSAYLAQGGRLPFNIRIEQGHTIQRLISRLSVIYLQIDTKLDLHLKGKVMLLGAGELTT